TTTTTCCAagacaatgcacctttctccttatttcaattgtTTTACTCAAAAGCCAAcacaccaccccacactttaacttttatataATTCATCACAagtcaagtgctcatgagaggtgacaagGTTCAAATTTATGGGCAATTCAAACAAAGGCgtacgacttgtaatgtggttaccaaagaaacaggattataggCCCAAAGgagttaactacgatacataacatttAGGTGGGTACActatatatctggcttaacaaagaaatgcctatattacttcccagactgaacaagactactatttcgctttgcacatacacggggcaagttctagacatcaaatgtagTGCACAGAATACATACAAACCTCACACAGACatgacacataactcactcaggattggattcATCGTGACACTCCAATCcaagcagttaagcaaaattaagaatctatgatttaaggtacttatactagagttaaaaaccgagcctaagcgtcacaaccatagtactaactattctcaaggcataacaaagctaagagatatttCTGCAATTAAATGCATAGCCCCGTGGTTCCTACTCCTAAacattaaaactaactacacccggttcaactaaAAGCCCTTGGAAAGAATCGcgacccaaagaaaaaccaaggaggaattactacactacctacaagaaaatctttttggtttgtttttctttagacttacttccctcaagaaaactgtctaggagatccatcgtcggaaagagtagagtccaatttttctatatttgtttttcaaactaAAAACAAATAACTAAAACAATTAACTAAGCTAATAATTACAACAATCAACTAAAACAAAGATGACATTTGCTAAAAAAAGAACAAATAActaagaaaaaataatatttataccccaccccacacttagatcatgcaCTGTCCTTAGTGCATGCATAAAATGATAAAACAAGAAAAATGAGTAGGGcgtaaggaaaaaaagaaaaaaactccCTGGTCATGCTGCATCGTCGCCCTCATCCTCTGAGGCTGCCCACACTTCTTCCTGTGCGTCCTCCTCCTTATCATCATCGTCCTCATCGCCTGACTGGTCCGACTCAGCCTCGGACTGCTCAGGTGTGTTAATGTCCTCGTCATCTGGAAGTCTGTATCCATCACCTAGCCCAACCAGTTGCTGAGCATGAGCGTTGAGCGGGAACCGCTCCTCCAATATGTCCCTCTCCGCTAAAGTAGTCGGTCGACCCCCTATCCTCAGCTGCAAATCCATTATCCCATAGAaatgggccataaaactatcatcACAAGCATTGTGCTCGGCACCTGTCAATGATGGCATGGAAGTCTCTTCCTTCACCCGGATGCTAGTAATGTCCGTCTGTCGTATGGGCTGATCAATGCTGTGGTCAAACTCTGTCTCCTCCTTAACCTCCTCGTGTCTTAAGTACTGAGTCAAAATATTAGCAAATGGCATTCGATCGACCTTCTTACTCGTTCTTACCGAAGACATTTGGTAGCGGATTAGATGACCTACATTCACCCTTTGACCCCTCATGAGGAAGTAGAGCACACAAGTCCTCTCTCGGCTAATGAGCGTGTCATGATTGCACTGTAGGAGCCATGCATTAATCAGTTTCAACCAAACTTGAGTCTCTTCCCTCATCTTCTTTTTGGGGAACTTCTTGTGCCGATTTGTTTTCTTATCACAGATCCACGCTGCCGTAGAATTGACACCACATAACGTGTGTCTCAACTCTCTATATGTAGGATGGCAAATGAAGTAGTCCAATGGCTCCATAGGAACATCTGGAGCACCTAAAAAGTTACATATGGCTGTGGCTGAAAGGTTTATCAACCGTCCACGAATCAGCACCAGCTGTTCGGTATCCTGTGGATCAAACCTGCATATAATTCCCGCACTAGATTGAGATTAATATCCCCTATGTTCTTAAAGACATAGCTCAACCCCAATCATGGATGCCCTTCCAAATAGCCTGGTACATTTCTTGCAGTCGACGCTCATGGATAGTGGCTTCCGGATGTACATGTTTAGGCCTACATCGTCTGTACTAATTCTTAGTATGCGGGGGTATGCTTCTGATGCCAAACTCCCGTTGGCCTTGGGGTTGTGTCCGCATGGCTGCTATAGCTGCCATAACTTGTGCTCCTTCACATTGACTGGAGGTAGCTTCtcccccttttctcttctttAGGGGAGGTGCGGAGGTCGCCTTTGCTTTAGCCGGAGCAGTGGAAGTAGCCTTTCCTTTGCCGGTGTCTTTTCTCGGAGGCATATTTGTTCCTATACAAGTAATCATCAATCAGTTAAAACTGCATTACGATATGACATACATGGTCTTGCCCAAATTTCCGAGGTTACACAGACTTCACCTCGTATTTTCTTAATCATGAGAATCAAATAATAACAGATAGGTGCTTCCTCCAATTTCGAAGCATTAGGCTACCAGTgaggcaccccacacttaagcttTTAACATGGTGCACGACCACATAACACTAGTCTATTAATCccggagactcgggctccaatAGGGACAAGAAATGCCATTGAGGCGTTATAGCGAACACGTAGCATGCACTAGTGCCATGGGAGTGCTTGTAGTGGTGAGGGGTTGCCTCAccctcccaaatcggcttgggCGTTCTATTTTACCACGTGCTCATACAATAGCAACACCATTCCTATGGGGTTCATGGGGTTGGGACACACAAACACATtattacaatgaagaacaacccCCAAATTTTATGTCTAATTTCATACCTTCATCCAACTCAAAATTACAAAGGAAGGAGATAAAAATCATACCTTAGATGCTTTAAGAGGAAGAATTTGCCTTGGTACTGTTGTTGCAAGTGAAGGAAATAGGAGAAACTTGCTTGACCTCAATGGAGTTGGGAGGGGGGGGGATGGCAGTGTTGCGTGAGTGTGTGAGGGCAGTGTATCTGCGTGAGTGTTTTGTGAGGAGTGAAGTGTTTTAGGTTAGGGTTTCGTGTTTTTGTTTTGCTTTAGGCATTTAAGTGAGGGAGTTAGAAGCAAATAAgggaacaaaaattaaaataagccCGACAAATACTTACCTGGCGACGCCTGCATTTTTACCTCGCCCTAATCCTCGCGATGCGAGGTCAGACGTGAGCTAGAGGGCTTGCTGCGCGAGGCTTATTGCTTGAACCACCTATCCTTTTCCCTTGCAAAGCTAGATATAACGTGAGCTTCAGCTCGTCCAAACCCATATGAGGTGAGCTCTATCGTCTGTTACTCCCATGCCAGGTTTCCTTCAAGCGACGCACAGTGCTCCGTATGTCATGCCAAAATCACCTGcaaacttgttagtacctaaaaacgaaaagaaaaattctaactacactaaaaattaaatacgaattgggttgcctcccaacgagcgccttaGTTAATGTCACAGCATGACGAATGCAACAttacaatgggttgcctcccatgaagcgtctgatttaacatcgcggcacgatgtAGGTAATCGCACTTAAGGCTCGCTCAACATTTGTGGCTCCAGCAGATGAGTCACCGACACTACTTTCGCATCATTCATGTCCAAATAATGTTTTAACATgttcccattgactctaaacgtgCAAGAGTCATTTTCCGCAGCAATCTCTACGTCACCAATAGGGTGAATCTCTACCACACGAAATGCTCCTGACCATTTTGACTTTAATTTGCCCGAAAATAACCTCAGTCTTGAATTGTATAGCAATACCATATCTCCGGGTTTAAAATtccgctcaagaatatttttatcatgcatcatcttcattctctccttgtataGTCTTGTGCTCTCAAAAGCGTGGTAGCGAAACTCATCAACCTCGTGCAactctgtgactctacttgtaTCAGCAGCTTCTATATCTAGATTCAGCTGCCTCAGTGCCCATaaagctctatgctccaactcTACTGGTAAGTGACACACCTTCCCAAACACCAATTTATACGAGGACATGCCAATCAGAGTTTTGAAAGAGGTACGATAGGCCTAtagtgcatcatctaactttctcgCCCAATCTgttcttgtagcattcacagtctttgtctAAACGCTCTTTATCTCTTTGTTCGAAACTTCCACTTGGCCACTCGTTTGTGGATGATATGGGGTGGCAAACTTGTGGCATACATCATACTTTTCTAACAACTTTGCGAAGGCTCGATTATAGAAGTGAGTGCCTCCGTCACTGATTATTGCCattggagtgccaaatcgggtgaatatattctttctcaaaaaCCCAATTACCCTtctttgcatcatttgtagggagCGCTACAGCCTCCACGGATTTTGACACGTAGTTCACAGCTACGAGTATGTACTTGTTGCCATATGAGCTGAcgaaaggccccatgaaatcgattccttatacatcaaacacttctacctcctgaattgggttcataggcatctcatgtcggTGGGAAATATTCCTAGTTTGTTAGCATTCATCACAACCTGTCACCTATAAGTGTGCATGTTTGAACAATGTAGGCCAGTAGAAGCCCGACTCCAGCACTTTCGCAGTTGTCCTTACTCCCCCGAAATGGCCACCATATGGTGACGCGTGAcaagcctgcaaaatagaagattggtctatctcgAGGATACATCTctggatcatgttatcaacacaaatcctgaacagataaggctcatcccaataatacatgcgacagtcacgaaagaacttttGCTTTTGAATAGAGGAAAGGTCACAGAGAACAATACCATttgccaggtagtttgcaatgtctgcataccatggcgctaCCTCAAGACTCGTGGCTAGTAGTTGTTCATCCGGAAAAGTCTCCACAATCTCTTCCACCTCAACCTTCTCTTCGGCTCCTTCTAGCctagacaagtgatcagccaTTTGGTTCTCCGTTCCCTTTCGGTAACGAATTTCCCATGTCAAATTCTTGAAGCAGTAGCACCCATCGAATCAGGTGCAgctttgactccttcttatcAATGAGGTACCTGAGAGCaccatggtcagtataaacaattacctgcgagcctatcaggtatgacctgaatttgtcaaatgcgaacaccactgcTAGTATCTCCTTCTCGGTCACTGTGTAATTTAGTTGGGCACCACTCAAAGTTCTACTTGCGTAATATATTGGATGCATGACTTTGTCTTTGTGCTGCCCAAGCACTGCTCCCACAGCATAGTCCcttgcatcacacatcagctcaaatggttgctccTAATCAGGTGCAACCATGATAGATGCTTTCACCAACCCcttcttcaattcctcaaaagctagcatgcagtcatcagaaaacatAAATCGTCTATAGAACCCGGTgtggccaaggaaacttcttattgctttgacATAAGTGGGTGGTGGAAGCTTTTCGATCACATCAACCTTTGCACGATCTACCTTAATGCCTTTACTCGACACTAGGtgcccaagactataccttcatgtactatgaaatggcacttttcccaattgaGTACCAGATTAGTCTCGACACATTTTTTCAACACTCTTTTCAAAttccttaggcaatcatcgaatgagtctcccaccaccgagaaatcatccataaatacCTCCATGATGTCCTCTACCATAtcagtgaagatggccatcatgcacctttgaaatgTGGCGGGTACATTGCATAGGCCGAACGGCATCCCCCGGAAGGCGTAGACGccatatggacaggtgaatgatgttttctctctatcttccgGGGTAAtgaagatttgattatacccTGAGTATCCATCCATAAAGCAAATGTGGGACTTCCCagccaatctatctagcatttgatcaatgaacgACATAGGAAAATGGTCTTTTtgggtggccttgttcaatcttctgtagtccatacaaatttgccatcccgtgactgttcttgttgatATCAACTCATTGTTCTCGTTTTCCACTACAATCATCCCATCTTTCTTAGGCACACATTGGACTGGGCTGATCCAGTTGTTGTCGGAGATGAGGAAAATGATCCCCGCATCTAACCATTTTATCACCTCCCTTTTTACAACTTCCTTCATATtggggttcagccttctttgatgttctctggaaggtttgtggccatcttccagtagaatcttatgcatacagaaGGCCGGGCTGATACCGTTAATGTctgcaatggtccaaccaattgcagtTTTGCACCCACTCAATACCTGCAAAAGCTGTTCtttctgcacatctaacaaaccagatgagacAATAACATGTAAAGTtgagttaggtcccaagaaagcatacttGAGATGAGGTGGTAGTGGCTTCAGTTCCAACTTTGGTGGCTCTTCTAACgatggtttagctagaggaagttTTCCTTCTTCTAAGTGTAAAggctcaaattcgagctctcttttccaaaaCTATTGGCCTTCAAGAGCCAGCACCCACTCTGCCAAATCCTCTCCATTTACTTCAtctaagttcatgagatatgctgctagagggtctttagcattcaaggtctcatcttcctcctccaaaattacatccacggcttctattagagagcagttagcaaattcACTTGGTCGCCACATATaattccaatgcctaaccttttgtagatagccaagggcatcaagtttatgcttacccctaaatcacacaatgctttagcaaaagcatagctgcctatcgtgcatgggattgtgaaactccctgggtCTGACAACTTCTCAGTTATTGGTCTCGTTATGACTGCACTACAGGTCTGTGTCAATATAACAGTGGACAGGTCTTGGAAGTCGAATTTGCGAGACATTAAATCTTTCATCATTTTGGCATACCCGGGCATCTCCCGCAACGCATCAATAAGTGGAATGCTCACCTGTATTTGTTTCAATATCTTCATGAATTTCTTATATTGCTCGTCCTTCTGAAATTTGGCGAATCTATGCGGGAATGGTGTTGGAGGTCGCTTCTTTCCTGTGATTTGAGTTTTATCTTACTCAGGCACTGCTTCTACTGTCGTTTCTTGCGCTACCTCAGTCTCTTTCAcaacctctttttctttgcttgtgcTCTCTTGTGCATGTTATACTGCCACCTCAATTAACCCTGTTGAATCATCTATCTCAATGGGTACTAGCACAAGCGtttcagtaggtcggctttcgcgagcaatctcttgctccagatctaggtctctaccattttGTAGACTCACTTCCATAAGCTATTTCAGGCTCTGATCGTTTGGATTGACTTGTGTGTCTGCAGGTAACGTTCCTTGGGGAAGATTCTTTAGAGCCATAGaaatctgtcctaattgaatctcaatacccTTTATCGCTGATTCATGTGAGTCCACTCTCTCTTGCATTTTTCCAGTAGACCCAATCAATTGTTGCAGCATTCAGTTGTTGCTGTCCAG
This sequence is a window from Nicotiana tomentosiformis chromosome 5, ASM39032v3, whole genome shotgun sequence. Protein-coding genes within it:
- the LOC138891724 gene encoding uncharacterized protein; its protein translation is MSSYKLVFGKVCHLPVELEHRALWALRQLNLDIEAADTSRVTELHEVDEFRYHAFESTRLYKERMKMMHDKNILERNFKPGDMVLLYNSRLRLFSGKLKSKWSGAFRVVEIHPIGDVEIAAENDSCTFRVNGNMLKHYLDMNDAKVVSVTHLLEPQMLSEP